The genome window GTTGAAGTATTTGATTCCGGTGATTCTGTTTAAAAATCCCTGTTTTTGCGCGTAGAGATCGAACATGTGTTTCGAATATCCGTACATGTTCAGAGGTTTCAACGAATCGATCGGAGCCTTGTCGTCGTATCCGTTCGCTCCGTCTCCGTAGGTCGCGGCGGAAGAAGCGTAAACGAAACGCAATCCGTTCTTCAGCGATTCTTTCGCGAGCAACTTCGTGTATTCGAAATTGTTTTCGATCAGATAGGACGCGTCCGTTTCCGTGGTCGAGGAACACGCCCCCAAATGAAACAGAATATCATAATATTTTAATAGATCGGAACGAAGCGCCGATTCGAGGAAACGATCCTTTTCCAAATAGTCCGAATATTTTTTACCGAGCAGATTCTTCCATTTGGAGGAAGTCCCGAGATGATCCACGACGAGAATCTCGTCGATTCCTTGTCCGTTTAGTTCTTCGATCAGATTGGAACCGATCAGACCGGCTCCTCCCGTTACGATGCATCTTTTTTTCGTCATAGGGTTCAGATTTCCTAAAGTGATTCTAACAGTCTACCAAATCTATCGTCGACCTTTCGGATCGTTTTCGGGTCCGCTTCCGTCAAAGGAGGATACCAGGTTTTCATTCTGCAGTCGACGACGACAGGAGGATAAAGCGCCGGATGATTTCGGATTAATTTCGTATCGGCGTAGATATCCCCCGCGGGTTCGAATCTCGTAAAGATCGACCAGATAAAGTCGTGATCGCTTTTAGTCGCGTCCTCCGAATCGTCCACAAGAAAGACGAACAAGAAATCCCGGATGGATTTTTCTTTCAGAAGTTTTGCGGGAACGCCGTCCTTAAACTTATACTTCGGTCCGGAAACCACTAAAACTCCCGGATAGGCGACTTTCGGATCGGTAAAGGAAGAATTCGCAAACTTGCCTCGGAAAGCCGTTTTGAGATCGTTCTTCTTTTTGCCCGATCCCAAAAGAATCGCCTTGCTTCCCTTGTTCACTTCCGGTCCGGTGTAATCCAGAGTATCTTGGGAAATGTTCGCAAAGATATGAAGGTCCGTAATAGGATTCATTCTTTCTAATACGCTAATAAACGTTTCTCTAAAGTTTTTGAGATCCACGTTCTGATCCGTGACGAGCAATACCTTCGTGAGGGACAACTGCCCTTCTCCCAAAATCCTAAGAGCGCCGGTAAACGCTTCTCCTTGGTATCGTTCCTGAACGACCGCAGCGGCAAGAGAATGTACGCCGGATTCTTCGTACGCCCAAACGCCTTTGACCGCGGGCATTACGACCGGAAACATGGGAGATAAAAGATCCTGCAGATATTCCGCGATCCAGTGATCTTCTTGCGGTGGACGACCGACCACGGTCGCGGGCCAGATAGCATCCTTTCGATGAAAGATTTTTTGAACCTGGACGATCGGGTAATCGTGCCTCAAAGCGTAATAACCGTAATGATCCCCGAACGGTCCTTCCGGTTTTCGGATCTTGGGAGGGATCACTCCTTGAATCATAAAGTCCGCATCCGCCACGATCGGAAGAGAAGAAACGTTCGAATCGCGTTTAACCTTAAGTTTTTCACCTAACAACAGCGATGCGAGAATGAGCTCGCTGATTTCCTCCGGCAAGGGCGCGACGGCGGCGATCGTCAAACCCGGAGGACCGCCTGCGTAGATATGAACGGGTAGAGCCCGTCCCTGTTTTTCGGCTTCGTAGTAATGATTTCCGCCGCCTCGATGAATCTGAATGTGCATTCCGGTTTCCATCGGACCGTGAATCTGAATCCGATACATTCCCAGATTTCCCTTTCCGGTTTTGGGACTTTCCGTATATACCAGCGGAAGCGTGACGAAGTTCCCACCGTCCTTCGGCCAGGATTTGATCGTGGGTAGTTCATGCAAAGAATCTAATGTATTTTCCAGAACCGGAGCCGTGCCTACTTTTTTTAATCCGACCTTGAGCGCCTGAAACGCGACGTTTCTCAGTCCCCAAACCTTGGAAGGGGTCGGAGGCAAAATGTGTTGAATCGTATGCGCGATCTTTTGTACGAAGCGGATCGGATCTTCTCCGAACGCGATCTTCATTCTGCTTTCGGAACCGTAGAGATTGGTAGCTACGCTGAAACGCGAACCTTTTACGTTTTTAAAAAGAAGAGCCGGGCCTCGTTTGGCGACGACCCTTCTTTGAATCTCGGCGAGTTCCAGATTCGGATCGACTTCCTCCTCGATGACGAGCAGTTCCTTTTGTCTTTGCAGTTCTTTTACGAATTCCGCAGTGGATCTGAGTTTCATGATTTCCCCACCGGAAGTTCCGGATATTTTTTAGTTTTAGTTCGAAGTTTGATCAGTTTGCCTGAGATGGACGAAGGAAATTCTTCCTTAAGTTCCGATTCTCGGATCCATTTGAACTCGACGTCCTTTCGTTTC of Leptospira sanjuanensis contains these proteins:
- a CDS encoding UbiD family decarboxylase, translating into MKLRSTAEFVKELQRQKELLVIEEEVDPNLELAEIQRRVVAKRGPALLFKNVKGSRFSVATNLYGSESRMKIAFGEDPIRFVQKIAHTIQHILPPTPSKVWGLRNVAFQALKVGLKKVGTAPVLENTLDSLHELPTIKSWPKDGGNFVTLPLVYTESPKTGKGNLGMYRIQIHGPMETGMHIQIHRGGGNHYYEAEKQGRALPVHIYAGGPPGLTIAAVAPLPEEISELILASLLLGEKLKVKRDSNVSSLPIVADADFMIQGVIPPKIRKPEGPFGDHYGYYALRHDYPIVQVQKIFHRKDAIWPATVVGRPPQEDHWIAEYLQDLLSPMFPVVMPAVKGVWAYEESGVHSLAAAVVQERYQGEAFTGALRILGEGQLSLTKVLLVTDQNVDLKNFRETFISVLERMNPITDLHIFANISQDTLDYTGPEVNKGSKAILLGSGKKKNDLKTAFRGKFANSSFTDPKVAYPGVLVVSGPKYKFKDGVPAKLLKEKSIRDFLFVFLVDDSEDATKSDHDFIWSIFTRFEPAGDIYADTKLIRNHPALYPPVVVDCRMKTWYPPLTEADPKTIRKVDDRFGRLLESL
- the rfaD gene encoding ADP-glyceromanno-heptose 6-epimerase, with the translated sequence MTKKRCIVTGGAGLIGSNLIEELNGQGIDEILVVDHLGTSSKWKNLLGKKYSDYLEKDRFLESALRSDLLKYYDILFHLGACSSTTETDASYLIENNFEYTKLLAKESLKNGLRFVYASSAATYGDGANGYDDKAPIDSLKPLNMYGYSKHMFDLYAQKQGFLNRITGIKYFNVFGYGEGHKGDMRSVVLKGYEQIKKEGKIRLFKSYKPEYKDGEQKRDFLYAKDAAKITAYLAFGGHGGLYNLGRGIAETWNDLVSAIFDTLKLPKNIEYTEMPESLKAKYQYYTCADTIKLLKTGYNGGFTKLSDAVREYVTLLDEEEGT